A window from Vigna angularis cultivar LongXiaoDou No.4 chromosome 7, ASM1680809v1, whole genome shotgun sequence encodes these proteins:
- the LOC108338457 gene encoding scarecrow-like protein 1: protein MSLVISTELADASYRNAKLYTLKGTDVTPDLSSHNFVPDKHRNMYITDSYSSENYEKYFRDSPSEELIEPSSSSISGNSVHPDSSYLLRASSGASVIVNNPFDSRILSTRHHNAYQSSFESDFLENRSPDGLDFDGEMRLKLQELEKALFSDEEEEEEDIFETAQIMDIDPDMAEWANPLQGMLLHDSPKESSSSDSSNISSISSTTKETSQNSPQTPKQLLYECARALSEGNEEQAKSMINNLRQMVSIQGEPSQRIAAYMVEGLAARVASSGKCIYQALRCKEPPSSDRLAAMQILFEVCPCFKFGFIAANGAIVEAVRDEKKVHIIDFDISQGTQYITLIQALASMPGRRPHVRLTGVDDPETVQRSVGGMNIIGKRLEKLAEELGLSFEFRAVASKTSIVSPSMLNCRPGEALVVNFAFQLHHMRDETVSTVNERDQLLRMVKCLNPKLVTIVEQDMNTNTSPFLQRFVEAYNYYSAVFDTLDATLPRESQDRMNVERQCLAKDIVNIVACEGEDRIERYEVAGKWRARLTMAGFTPCPMSTNVREAIRKLIITQYCDRFKIKEEKGALHFGWEDKNLIVTSAWK, encoded by the coding sequence ATGTCATTGGTTATATCTACAGAGTTGGCTGATGCATCATATAGGAATGCCAAGCTCTACACACTAAAGGGAACTGATGTTACACCTGATCTGTCCTCCCACAATTTTGTTCCGGATAAGCACAGAAACATGTATATCACAGATTCTTACTCCAGTGAGAATTATGAAAAGTACTTCCGTGATTCACCATCAGAAGAACTGATAGAACCGTCTAGTTCCAGCATATCAGGAAACTCAGTTCACCCTGACTCTTCTTACCTTCTCCGAGCTAGTTCAGGAGCTTCTGTGATTGTTAATAACCCGTTCGACAGTCGTATCTTGTCTACAAGGCATCACAATGCCTATCAGTCCAGTTTTGAATCAGATTTTCTGGAAAATAGGAGCCCTGATGGCCTTGACTTTGATGGTGAAATGAGATTAAAATTACAAGAATTGGAGAAGGCTTTGTTTTCggatgaagaagaggaggaggaagacaTATTTGAGACTGCCCAAATCATGGACATTGATCCTGACATGGCTGAGTGGGCCAATCCACTTCAAGGTATGCTACTTCATGACTCACCAAAGGAGTCCTCATCCTCTGATTCTTCCAATATTAGCAGCATAAGTAGCACCACCAAAGAAACTTCACAGAACTCACCCCAGACCCCCAAACAATTACTTTATGAATGTGCTAGAGCGCTTTCAGAAGGAAATGAAGAGCAAGCCAAATCTATGATAAACAATCTCAGGCAAATGGTCTCAATTCAGGGGGAACCTTCTCAAAGAATTGCAGCCTACATGGTGGAAGGGCTTGCAGCTCGCGTTGCTTCATCCGGAAAATGCATCTATCAAGCATTGAGATGCAAAGAACCTCCTTCTTCAGATCGTCTTGCAGCTATGCAGATCCTATTTGAGGTCTGCCCGTGTTTTAAATTCGGATTCATCGCTGCAAATGGTGCTATAGTTGAGGCTGTTAGAGATGAAAAGAAGGTTCACATAATAGACTTTGACATCAGCCAAGGAACACAGTACATAACTCTAATACAAGCACTTGCTTCAATGCCAGGTAGGCGACCTCATGTGAGATTAACTGGGGTGGATGATCCTGAGACTGTGCAGCGCTCTGTTGGTGGCATGAACATCATAGGAAAAAGGCTTGAAAAGCTGGCAGAGGAACTTGGATTGTCATTTGAGTTTCGAGCAGTGGCTTCAAAGACCTCAATTGTCTCACCATCAATGCTCAATTGTCGTCCGGGAGAAGCACTTGTAGTGAACTTTGCATTCCAGCTTCATCACATGCGTGATGAAACTGTATCCACAGTGAACGAGAGAGACCAACTTCTTCGCATGGTTAAGTGCTTGAATCCAAAACTTGTGACAATTGTGGAGCAGGACATGAACACCAACACCTCCCCTTTTCTCCAAAGATTTGTTGAAGCATACAATTACTACTCTGCTGTGTTTGACACTCTTGATGCAACTCTGCCTAGGGAGAGCCAGGACAGGATGAATGTTGAAAGGCAATGCTTGGCAAAGGACATTGTCAACATTGTGGCTTGTGAGGGCGAGGATCGAATAGAACGGTACGAAGTTGCCGGAAAATGGAGGGCAAGATTGACCATGGCTGGCTTCACTCCATGTCCAATGAGCACAAATGTTAGAGAAGCAATTAGGAAACTCATAATTACACAGTACTGTGACAGGTTCAAGATAAAGGAGGAAAAGGGAGCACTTCATTTTGGGTGGGAAGACAAAAACTTAATTGTTACTTCAGCATGGAAGTGA